The segment TACGTCCCCGCCCCGTCCCCCGGCCCGCCGCCCGGAGCCGCCCGGGCCTGGGACGCGGGGTCGGACGGGCGCCTGCTGCTGGACCGGCTGTGCCGCCGGGTGCCGCCGCTGCTGGCGCCGGGCGGGACCCTGCTGCTCGTCCAGTCGTCGCTGGCCCAACCGGCGCTCACCGTAGGGAGGTTGCGTGCCGCCGGCCTGCGGACGACGGTCGCCGCCCGGCGCCTCCAGGGCTTCGGCCCGGTGATGACCGCCCGCGCGCCGTGGTTCGAGCGCACCGGGCTGATCGAACCGGGCGTCCGGACGGAGGAGTTGGTGGTGATCCGCGGTGTCCGCCCCTGATCCCGGCCCCGGCGCCGACCGCTCCCCCGGGTCCGCGTCGGCGTCCGGCCGGATGCCCCGGGTCCGGCTGACCGAACGCGGCCCGCTGCTGGTCGACGGCCCGGTGGAACTGCTGCTGCCGGACGGCACGGTGCTGCGCTGCGACCGCCCGGTCGTCGCGGTCTGCACCTGCCGCCGCAGCCGCCGCTACCCGCTGTGCGACACCAGCCACCGCGCCCGCCGCCGCCCACCCCCGGATGCCACGTCCGCCACCGGCACCGCGGCTCCGTTTCCGGGGGGCGACCCCGGGCAGACGCGCGGGTGAGCGCGGAAGGAAAGCCCAGGGGGAACCACAGGAGGAGGTGGACGTCATGGGACGGCTCAGCGTTCCGGTGATCTGCGGGCTGTCCGGCGGCCTGGCCATTCCGGCCCTCCAGGTGGTCGAACTGCTGAGGGCGCTGCCCGAGGAGTGGCAGGAGTGGGCCGACTGCGAGGGCAGCGGTCTCGACCCGGCGACCACCGGCACGCTCGCCGACCTGGTGCGCCAACTCGCCGACCGGATCGACCTCGCGTGCATCGAGATCGCCAGCGAGGAGGAGTGACCCCACCGCCTCGCGCCTCGACTCGCCCCCACCGGCTCCGCGCGCACACCTCCCCGACGCGCCACCGGGGCGACCGAACCGACGACGGCTACGGCTACGGCAGCGGCAGCGGCAGCGCGGACTGACCTCGGTCCGGCCGCAGCCCGCTCAGCCGTCGACGGCGTGGGTGTCGATGCCGGTGCGGCGGACGGCCAGCACGCAGATGTCGTCGAACGGGTTGGGCGCGCCGAGGCGGCGCAGCAGGTGGTCGAGCAGGGCGTCCGGGTCGGGGGTGGCGCGGTAGTCGGAGCAGGCGCGCAGCAGGCGGGTGGTGCCGTCGTCCGCGCCGTGGTCGGTGCCGCGGCGCTCGGTCAGGCCGTCGGTGTAGAGCAGCAGGGTGTCGTCGGGGGCGAGGCGGAGTTCGGCGGTGGGGCGGTGGGCGCGGGGGGTGACGCCGAGGACGAGGCCGGGGGGCGGGTCGAGGGTGCGGGCGGTGCCGTCGTGGAGCAGGACGGGGGGCAGTTGGCCGGCCCGGGCCCAGGCGAGGTGTCCGGTGCGGGGGTCGAGCCGGGCGACGGTGACGGCGGCGATGTGGTCGGCGCGCTGGTGGCAGAGCATCCGGTCGAGCCGGTCGAGGAGTTGTCCGGGCGGGGTGTCGTCGTAGGCCATCCCCCTGAGCGCGTACCGGAGTTGGGACATCGCGGTGGCGGCGGGCAGGCCGTGTCCGGAGACGTCGCCGACGGCGAGCAGCAGGGTGCCGTCGGGCAGGTCGAGCAGTTCGTACCAGTCGCCGCCGACCTTGCGCGCGCGTTCGGCGGGCACGTAGCGGGCCGCGCTGGCGAGGCCGGGAACGGGGCGGCCGGCGGGGCCGCGCATCAGGGCCTGCTGGAGGGCGCGCACGGCGCGCTGTTCGTCGCCGGTGCGGCGGCGCTGGTCGGCGAGGCGGTCGCGGGTGTCGCTGAGCGCCTGTTCGGCGCGCCGCCAGGGGGTGACGTCCTGGACGACGCCGCTGAGCGCGAGCAGGCGGCCGTCGGCGGCGACGGCCGCCTCGCCGAGGGCGCGCAGGCTGCGGTAGCCGTCGGCCGAGCGGACGGCGAAGTCGACGGTGGCGGGGGTGCGCCCGTCCCGCAGCGCCTCGACGGCGGCCCGGACGGCGGCCCGGTCGGCGGGGGCGATCGCGGCGAGCACGGCGAGCGGGTCGAGGGCGGTGCCGGGGCCCGCCTGCCCTCCCCCGCCCCCGCTCCCGCTCCCGGCTCCGAAGAGTTGTGGGACGCCGTCCGAGCAGGTGATCCGGCGCTCGCCGGGGTGCCACTCCCAGGTGCCGACCCGGGCCAGCCGGGCGGTCTGGGCGAGCTGGGCGATCCGCCGGTCGTGTTCGTCGTGGGCGCGCCAGGTGAGCAGCAGGCCGTCCTGGAGGGGGGCGGCGTGGACGGTCATCGCGCTGGACCGGGCGCTGCCCGCGACGGTCTCGACGTACTGCTCGGCCTCGCCCCGGTAGGGGGTGCCGTCGGCGGTGGCGGTGCGCAGGCGGTCGAACGTCCCGGAGGCGACCATGCCGGGGTACAGCTCGGTCAGCAGGCGTCCGCGCAGGTCGGCGGCGGCGCGGCCGGCCAGGTCGAGGGTGGGCGCGTTGGCGTGCTCGACCCGCAGGTCGGTGACCCGGCCGTCGTCGTCGCGGACGGCGCGCAGCAGCAGCACCGGGTCGAGCAGGCCGTCCAGCACGGCCCGGAACCAGGGGGCGCCCGCCGGGTCGGGCACGGTCTCCGGCGCCCCGGGCGGCGGAACGCCCGGGGGCAGGCGCAGCAGCGTGTCGGCGGTGAGGTCGGCGAGCGCGGCCAGGTGCGCCTGGACGGCGGGGGCGGGGCGGTAGCGGTCGGCCCAGCCGATCTTGAGGGCGCCGAGCAGCCGTCCGCCGGCCCGTAGCGGGAGGGCGCAGACGGTGGTGCCGGGCACCAGGTCGTCGCCGGTCAGGTCGGGGTAGCGGGCGGCGAACTCGCTCCGGTCGACGACCCAGACCGGCCGGCCGGTGCGGGCGGCCTCGGTGAGCGGCACCCGGGTGTGCGGCGGGATCCGCTGCCACTGGCTGAGCTGGCGCGCCGACACGCCGTGCGCGCCGACCAGCCGCAGCGCGCCGTCCGGTTCGCGCACGGCGAGGACCAGCGCCTGCGCGCCGAGCGGCCCGAGGGCGGCCCGGTGCAGGCGTTCGGCGGCCTCGTCCGGGCCGGCGGCGGTGGCGAGCGCGGCGGCGGCCAGGTGGAACCGGGACGCCAGCGCGGCCTCGTCCGCCGGGCCGCCGTCCGGTGCGGTCGCGGCGGCGGCCACGGGGGTGGGCGTAGCGGCGGTGGGCGCGGCGGTCGACGGCCCGGCCTCGTCCTCGGCGCCGGTCCCGCCGGCTCCGCTCCCGCCGGCTCCGCTCCCGCCGGCTCCCGCCCCGGCTGCCGCGCGCGCGGACGGGGGCGGCGCGGACGAGGCGACCAGGTCGGCGGCGAGCCCCACCAGCTTGCGGTTCTCGTCCTGCGAGCGGCGGACCAGTTCGTCGAAGGCCCGCTCCGGCGAGCAGCCGAGCCGTGCCACCAGGACGCCCTTGGCCTGCTCGATCACCGCCCGGGTGCGCATCGCGGTGCGCAGGCCCTCCAGCTCGGTGCGCAGCCGGTCGACCGTGGCCTCCAGCGCGGGCCGTTCGCCGTCCACCGGCTCCACCTCCTCCGTCCGCCCCCACCCTATGTCGCGGTTTCCTCCGTTACGCACCTGTTTGCCCGGCCCGGCCAGTGGTCAGACGCGGGGAGGACGCAGACACCCACCCGGGAACGGAGCCCGCCATGAACGACACCGCCGCCACGGCCCCCGCCACCGACCAGGCCGCCCCGGACGCCCCGGCCGCGCTGGCCGGTCTGACCGTGGCCTTCCTGGCCGCGCCCGAGGGCACCGAGCAGGTCGAGCTGACCTCGCCGTGGCAGACCGTCCTCGACCACGGCGGCACGCCGCGCCTGGTCTCCACCGAGCCGGGCGAGATCCGGGCGTTCCACCACCTCGACCGGGGCGACCCGTTCATGGTGGACGCGCTCGTCGCGGAGGTCTCGGCGGCCGACTTCGACGCCCTGGTGCTGCCCGGCGGCGTCGCCAACCCGGACTTCCTGCGCACCGACCCGAAGGCCGTGGAGTTCGCCGCCGGGTTCTTCCCGCTCGGCAAGCCCGTCGCGGTGATCTGCCACGGCCCGTGGACGCTGGTGGAGGCCGACGTCGTCCGCGACCGCACCCTCACCTCCTGGCCCAGCCTCCGCACCGACCTGCGCAACGCCGGCGCGCACTGGGTCGACCGCGAGGTGGTGGTCTGCACGAACGGCCCCAACACCCTGGTCTCCAGCCGCCGCCCGGACGACCTCCCGGCCTTCGACCGCGCCCTGACCACCGCCTTCGCCGCCTGACGCCGGTCGCCCCAGGGCGCCCCGGCCCCGCCCCCGCCGGGGCGCTCAGGCTTCGGCGAGCGGGTACGCGTACCCGTAGGGGTGGGCCAGGCCGGGCGGGTACGGCTCCAGGAAGCAGGCCACCGAGCCGTGCACGGTCACCCGCAGGCCGCCCGCGCCCAGGTAGACGGTGAGCCCGTCGGGGGTGGTCTCCCCGGAGCGGTACACCACCACCATCACCTGCGGCGCGTGCGCGCCCGGCTGCCCGGGAACGGCGATCCGGTAACCGTGCGACCCGTCCATGACGCCACCTCGTCGTCCTGCTCGTCCACGCCCCCGCCGCCCCGCGCATACCCCCGAGCCCCCGCCCCAACCACCCGCCCCGCGAGGCCCCCGACGCCCCGCCGCAGCTACTCGCCCGCGACGACGTCCACCCCGCGCCAGAACGCGACCCGGTCGCGGACGTGCTCGGCCTCGGGCTTCGGCTCCGGGTAGTACCAGGCGGCGTCCGGGTTCTCGGCGTCGCCCACCGCCACCGTCCAGTAGTGGGCGGTGCCCTTCCACGAGCAGACCGTCGTGGTGCCGCTGGGCACGAAGAACTCCCGGTTCAGCGCCTCCGGCGGGAAGTAGTGGTTGCCCTCCACCACCACCGTGTCCGCCGACTCGGCCAGCACCACACCGTTCCACACCGCGCGCACCATCCCCGCCACCGCCTTCCGCACTCCGCCGATACCGCTCCGTCCCCGAGACAACTCCCGCCGCCGCCAAGGCGTTCCTCCCCGGGCCGGGGGCCGTCAACTCGCCTGTCGGCTCTCGGTGTTCGAGACCACCTCCAGGTACTCCGTCATCGCGTCGCGGTTGCGCACCAGGCAGTTGATCCGCTCCGTGATCCGGTCCCGCTCGTCCGTCAGGGTGGCGATCATCTCGGGTGTGGCGTCGGCGAAGTGGATGGTGCGGGGCTTGTCGAGGCAGGGCAGGATCTGTTTGATGATCCTGGTGGGGAGTCCGGCGTCGAGCAGGCCGCGGATCTGCAGGACGCGGTCGGCCAGGCGTTCGTCGTACTCGCGGTAGCCGTTCGCGGCGCGGGTGGCGACGATCAACTGCTGTTCCTCGTAGTAGCGGAGCAGCCGCCGGGAGGTGTTGGTGCGTTCCGACAGCTGCCCGATGCGCAGGTGCCCCACTGTGACCCGCCTCACGTCAAGTCGCATTGACCCTCACATTGGTGTGAGGGTTTCACGATAGCGGCCATGAGCACTCGTTCACCAGTACACGATCCCTCAGAAACCCTACCCGGCCAGCGGGTTCGCCGTCGCGAACTGCCGCTGTCGGCGCTGCTGGCACTGGCCACGGCGGTGTTCGTGACCAGTCTGACCGAGACGCTGCCCGCAGGCGTCCTGCCCGCGATGGGGGCCGGGCTGGGGGTGGGCGAGTCGGCGGCGGGGCAGGCGGTGACGGTCTACGCGGTGGGGACGGCGCTGACCGCGATCCCGCTGACCGCCGCCACCGCGGCGTGGCGCCGCAAGCGGCTGCTGCTGACCGCGATGGCCGCCTTCGCCGTCGCCAACACCGCCACCGCGCTGTCCTCGTCCTATCCGCTGACCCTCGCCGCACGGTTCCTGGCGGGGGTCGCGGCGGGCCTGGCCTGGGCGCTACTGGCGGGCTACGCACGCCGGTTGACGCCGCCGCACCTTCAGGGGCGGGCGATCGCGATCGTGATGACGGGCATCCCGGTGGCGCTCTCGCTGGGGGTTCCGGCCGGGACGTTCCTGGCGGGGGCGACGGACTGGCGGACGGCGTTCCTGGCGATGACGGCGGTCGCGCTGGGCGTGATCGGCTGGATCGCGCTGTCCGTCCCGGACCAGCCGGGGCAGCCGGCCGAGCGGCGGGCGCGGGTGCTGGGCGCGCTGGCGGTGCCGGGGGTGGTGCCGGTGCTGTTCGTGACGCTGGTGTTCGTGCTGGCGCACACCGTGCTGTACGCGTACGTGGCAAGCTACTTGGACCATCTGGGGCTGGGCGGTTCGACCGATCTGGTGCTGCTGGTGTTCGGCGTGGCGTCTCTGCTGAGCATCTGGGTGACGGGCGCGCTGATCCACGGCCGGCTGCGCGCGCTGACGGTGGCGGGCGCCGCGCTGGTGGCCGGCGCGGCGGCCGGGCTGGCCCTGCTGTCGGGCACGCACCTGCTGGTGTACCTGGCGGCGGCGATGTGGGGCCTGGGCTGGGGCGGAGTACCGACTCTCCTGCAGACGGCGGGCGGTGAGGCCGGCGGCGACCGGGCGGACGCGGTGCAGGCGATGCTGGTGACGCTCTGGAACGTGGCGATGGCCGGCGGCGGCGTGCTGGGCGGGCTGCTGCTGGACACGGCGGGCGCCGGGTCGCTGCCCTGGAGCGTGCTGGCCCTGCTGGTCCCGGTGCTGGCCGTGGTGATCGGCGCCCGGAGGCACGGCTTCCCCGCCCGCAGCTCCTGAACTCCCCCATCCCTCAAGGAGGTTGAACCATGCCAGACCACCCTTCCCGGCGCCCGCCGAAGCGGGTCCACCTCGCCGCGCAGCTCCCCAGCGTGCAGCACACCACCGTCTGGTCGGACCCGCGCTCCGGCAGCCAGATCGCCTTCGACTCCTTCGAGCGCCTCGCGCGCACCGCCGAGCGCGGCAAGTTCGACTTCTTCTTCCTCTCCGAGGGCCTGCGGCTGCGCGAACACAAGGGCCGCCTGCACGACTTGGACGTGGTCGGCCGTCCCGAGTCGCTGACCGTGCTGAGCGCGCTGTCCGCCGTCACCTCCCGGATCGGGCTGGCCGCGACGGTCAACTCGACCTTCAACGAGCCGTACGAGGTGGCGCGGCGGCTGGCCACCCTGGACCACCTGAGCGGCGGGCGCGCCGCCTGGAACGTGGTGACCAGCTGGGACGCGTTCACCGGCGAGAACTTCCGGCGCGGCGGCTTCCTGGACGAGGCGGACCGCTACACCCGGGCCGCCGAGTTCCTGCACGCCGCACGCGCGCTCTGGGACAGCTGGCGCCCCGGCGACGTCCGCGCCGACGCCGCCGGCGGGACGTTCACCCGCGCCGACGCCGGCCGATTCTCCTACCGGGGACGGCACTTCGACATCGCCGGCCGGTTCGCCACCCCGCGCCCGCCGCAGGGGCACCCGGTGGTGATCCAGGCGGGCGACTCCCCGCAGGGCCGCGAGTTCGCCGCCGCCGACGCCGACGTGATCTTCAGCCGGCACAGCGACCTGGCCGGCGGGCGGGCCTTCTACCGGGACGTGAAGGGCCGGCTGGCCAAGTACGGCCGCACACCGGATGAGTTGAAGATCATCCCGTCGGTGACCTACGCGCTGGGCGACACCCCGGCCGAGGCCGCCGAGCACGCCGCCGAGATCGCCCGCGCCCAAGTCGGGCCGCAGACCGCGCTGATGCTGCTGGAGGCGCTCTGGGGCCGCGACCTGTCGGGCTACGACCCGGACGGTCCGCTGCCGGACGTCGAACCGCTGCCGGACGCCGTCGTCACCCGGGGGCACACCCAGTTCCGGGCCGGCCGGGCCGAAACGGTGCGCCGCTGGCGGGAGTCGGCCGAGGCGCGCGGGCTGAGCATCCGCGAACTCGCGATCGAGTTCGCCGGCCGGCCCGACTTCGTCGGCACGCCCCGCCAAGTCGCGGACGCCATCAACGAGTTCGTCCAGACCGATGCGGCCGACGGGTTCATCTTCGTCCCGCACCTGACTCCGGGCGGGCTGGACGACCTGGTGGACCGGGTGGTGCCGCTGCTCCAGGAGATGGGCGTGCACCGCGCCGACTACACCGGCCCCACCCTCCGCGACCACCTCGGCCTGAACGCCCCGCGCGAACCCCGCGAACCCGGCGGGCCGCGTGAACCCCGCGAACCGCGCGTGCTGCGCGCCGACTCCCTTCAGGAGGAGACCCCGTGACCCACCTGCACCTGGCGGTCGCCCTGGACGGCGCCGGCTGGCACCCCGCCGCCTGGCGGGAGCCGGACGCCCGGCCGGAGGAGCTGTTCACCGCCCGCCACTGGGCCGGGCTGGTCCGCGAGGCCGAACGCGGCCTGCTCGACTTCGTCACCTTCGAGGACGCGCTCGGCCTCCAGTCCGCCGCCTTCCACCGACCGGACACCCGCACCGACCAGGTCCGCGGCCGGCTGGACGCCGTCCTGCTGGCGGCCGCACTCGCCCCGCTGACCTCGCACATCGGCCTGGTCCCGACCACCAACGTCACCCACACCGAGCCGTTCCACCTGGCCACCGGCATCGCCTCGCTCGACCACGCGAGCCTGGGCCGGGCCGGCTGGCGCCCGCAGATCACCTCGCGGGCCGCCGACGCCGCGCACTTCGGCCGCCGCACCACCCCGCAGCTGACCGACGCCGACGTGCTCGACTCCGAGCTGATCGCCGCCCGGCTGCGCGAACTCTTCGACGAGGCGCACGAGGTGGTCGAGGCGGTCCGCCGGCTCTGGGACAGCTGGGAGGACGACGCGGAGATCCGGGACGCCGCGACCGGCCGTTTCATCGACCGCGACCGGCTGCACCACGTCGACTTCGCGGGCGCGCACTTCGCCGTCCGCGGCCCGTCCATCACGCCCCGCCCGCCGCAGGGCCAGCCGCTGGTGACCGTCCTCGCCCACGCGAGCACCCCGTACGAACTCGCCGCCGCCGGAGCCGACCTGGTCTACCTGACCCCGCACTCCCGCGCCGACGCCACCGCCCGCCTCGACGCCCTCGCCGCGGCCACCGCCGCCCGCCCCCGGCCGCTGCTCCGGCCGCTGAAGGTCTTCGCCGACCTGGTGGTCTTCCTGGACGACCGCCCGGGCCGGGCCGCCGCCCGCAAGCGCCGCCTGGACGACCTGGACGGCGCCGCGTACACCTCCGACGCGGAGGTCTTCACCGGCACCCCGGGCGAACTCGCCGACCTGCTGCTGGACTGGCGCGAAGCCGGCCTGGACGGCTACCGGCTGCGCCCCGGCGCCCTCCCGCACGACCTCACCGCGATCACCACCGGCCTGGTGCCCGAACTCCGGCGCCGCGCCGCCTTCCGCACCGCCTACACCGCGGACACCCTGCGCGGCCTGCTCCACCTGCCCCGCCCGGCCAACCGCTACGCGTCCGCCGGACGGCGGTAGGCCCCGTCCGGTCCGGCCAGGCCCGGCCCCGGGGAAGCGCCGGGCCGGCCGCCGGGGCAAGCCGCCGGCCCCCGGCTGGCATGTGCAGCGCGACTCCGCGCACTGCGTCGCGGGCTCCATGCACAGCGTCCACTCACCGGCGGATCCCCTTCGAACGGGCCTCCGGGGAACCTACGGTGGGCCACCGAGGAACGAATCCCCCGGCCGCACGGGCCTGACCGTCGAACCTGCCGTTCGACCACTCAGCCGCCCGGCCGCCCAGCCATCCAGCTACCCAGCCGCCCAGCCGTCCAGCCGGGCCCTGTGCTGCGCGCTGCACGCTGCGGGCTCCGCACCCCGGGCCCCGGGCCCCGAGCTCCGTGCCGCCGGGAAGACCGCGTCCTCGTCCCATCCCCCCGCTCCAAGGAGAACTCATGCGCAAGATCCGCACGCTGGCCGCCGCCGGCGCCGCCATCGCCACGCTCGCGCTCGGCGTGGGGGTCGCGACCCCCGCCTCGGCGGCGTCCGACCCGGTGCCCGCGACCTGCACCGAGTACTCCGACCAGTCCACCTACGGCATCACCTGCTCGCAGTACAACCAGTACAGCTACGTCCGGGCCGCCGCCCGGTGCGCCAACGGCTCCTGGGCGCTGGGCTCCTGGGCCCGCATCGGCACCGGGGCCTGGAGCTACGCCTCCTGCGGGAGCGTGGGCTCCTCCTACAGCGGCAACAGCGAGTACAGCTTCCGGTAGCACCCTCCCCCTCCCCGGCGGCCGACCGCCGGGGAGGCACGCCGCGACGGCACGGATCCGGCGCCGTGGGGCCCCGACCCCGGGGCCCTGCGGCGCCGCGCCGCGTCCGCGTCCGGTGCGCCGCGGCTACCCGGCCCCGGGGCTCGCGAGCGCCAGGTACCGGTAGTCGCGCGGGGTGAGCCCGTAGACGGCCTTGAACGCGCGGGCGAAGTCCGAGGGCCGGGGCATGCCGCAGCGCGCGGCGACGGCCTGGATCGGCAGCGCCTGGAGGGCGGGATCGGCGAGTTCCCGGCAGGCTTTCCGCAACCGCTGGCGGCGGATGAACGCCGCGACGGTCTCCCCCTGCGAGCAGCGGGTGAACACGCTGTGCAGGTGGCTGAGCGAGAGGTGGTGGGCGGCGGCGACCGCCGGCGGCGTCAGCCCGGGGTCGTGGAGGTGGGCGCGGACGTAGGCCCGGATCCGCTCCACCAGGACCCGCTGTCCGGCCTCGGGCTCCAGCACCTCCTCGGCGTCGAGCTCCCTGGCGACCACGGCCGCCAGCAGGTCGACCACGGCCGCCCCCAACCGGGACGCCTCGGCGGGCCGCAGCGTGTCGACCTGCCGGTGCAGGCCGGCCAGGAACTGGGTCAGCAGCAGGGCGGCCCCCTCCCGGCCGGGCAGCCCGCGGCCGAACAGGCTGCGCAGGCGGTGCGGGGGGACGGGCAGCAGGGCGGCCGGCAGATCGAGGCCCATCCCCTCGACCCGCGGCCGCCCCGGACCGGTGCCGGGCGGGGCGAGGAACCACGACTCGTAGGGGTGGGAGCTGCTCGCCAGGTGGAGGTCTCCGGCGGCGAGCGCCTCCTCCCGGCCGGTGGCTCCGTCGCGGACCCGGGCGGTGCCGGACGTCACCACGGTGAGGTGGTACCACTCCTCGTCCGAGCGCCGGATCATCCGCTCGGTCCGCCGGACCCGGACGGACGGGCACGACGTCCACAGCAGGACCACCGGCCCCAGTTCGCCGCCGCGTATCGCCGCCGTGAACTCACCGGCCGCGTCGCAGGTCATCTCGGCGTCCCGGGTGCGGGCGAGCAGGTCCCGCCAGGACGCGAAGCACACGCGCTCCGACGTTCCCCCGTGGCCGGCTGCGCCGTCCGTCGGTATCGACATGGTTCCCATGAGTTCCAGTTCCGTCACCCTGTGTCATTTTTCCAAACACCATGCGTAATGCTAGGGACTCCGACCTGCGAGTGTTCGAACTTCCGACAATCAGCTCGGCGCCACTCCCCTCCGACAACTTCTCCCTCCTTGACAAAAAAATTTGTCGGTGTGATCCTGGAGGAGTGCTGGACGTCGCTGTGATCGAAGAACCCGCCGCCGCGGCGGCCTCGCTGGACCCGATGCGGGCCCGGCTGCTGGCCGCGCTGGCCGAGCCGGCCTCGGCCGCCATGCTGGCGGCCCGGCTGGGGATGCCCCGGCAGAAGGTCAACTACCACGTGAAGGAGCTGGAGCGGCACGGCCTGGTCGTGCTGGCCGAGGAGCGCCGCAAGGGGAACGTGACGGAGCGGGTGTACCGGGCGACGGCCGCCTCGTACGTGATCTCACCGGTCGCGCTCGCGGCGGTCAGCCCGGATCCGGCGCGTTCGCCGGACCAGCTCTCGGCGCGCTGGCTGCTGGCCCTCGGCGCCCGGATGGTGCAGGAGGTCGGCACGCTGCTGACCGGCGCGGCCCGGGCCCGGCAGCGGGTGGCCTCGTTCGGGATCGACGCCCGGGTGCGTTTCGCCTCGGCGGCCGACCGGGCGGCGTTCGCCGACGAGCTCTCGCGGGCGGTCACCGACCTGGTCGGCCGCTACCACGACGAGTCCGCCCCGCAGGGCCGCGAGCACCGGCTGATCGTCGGCCTGCACCAGATCCCCACCACCCCGGCCCCGGCCGACCAGCCCCCCGCACAGGAGAACTGACACCATGCCGCACCCCTTCGAGTTGGAGTTCGAGCTGGCCCTGCCGGCCGACCCGGAGCAGGTCTGGGAGGCGATAGCAACCGGCCCTGGGATCGACTCCTGGTTCATGGGCCGCAACACGGTCGACCCGCGGGTCGGCGGCACGGCCTCGATGGAGCTCGGCGGCCGCCCGGAGACCTCGACGGTCACCGCGTACGACCCGGGCAAGCGCTTCGCGACCCGGACCGAGCCGGGCCCGGACGGCCGGTTCATGGCCTTCGAGTACCTGGTCGAGGGCCGCGACGGCGGCAGCACCGTGCTGCGGGTGGCGCACAGCGGCATGCTGGGCGACGACTGGGAGGACGAGTACGACGCGCTGCGCAGCGGCTGGCCGTTCCACCTGCACACGCTGCGCGAGTACCTGACGCACTTCGCGGGGCGCACCGGCGTCCCGGTGTTCGCGGTGCAGCCGACCGCGGGCCGTCCGGCGGCCGAGGTCCGGTCCGTGCTGACGGCCGCGCTGGCCCTCCCGGCCGACCCGCCAGCCGGGAGCCGGGTGCGCGCCGAGCCGGCCGGACTGCCTCGGCTGGACGGCGAGTTGGTGTGGTCGGACGGCGAGCGCTTCGAGGTCCGCACCGCCGACGGGCTGTACTCCTTCCTGCACCCGGCGGGCGTGGTGCTGCTGTTCCACCACCTGTTCGCCGAACCGACCCCGGCCCCGGCCCCGGCCCCGGACGCTGCGGTGGAAACGGCCGAAACCGCCTGGCAGCGCTGGTTGTCAGCGCTGCTCGCCGCCTGAGGTCATCCACTTTTTTTCCTGCTGTCCCGTCAACCGGCAACTGCCGCAATATCACCACCGAATCACCACCGAGAACGAGGTACCACCGATGCGTACGCTGATCAGCTCCGCCTTCGTCTCCCTGGACGGCGTGATGGAGGGCCCCGGCGGGGAGCCGGGCTACCGGAACTCCGGCTGGACGTTCAAGGACATCGACTTCGTCCCGGAGGCGTTCGAGATCAAGGGCCGGGAGCAGGAGGAGGCCGGCGCGATGCTGCTGGGCCGGGTCAGCTACCAGGCGTTCAGCCCGGTGTGGCCGGGGATGGCGGAGTTCGCCCGGTACAAGGGGCTGCCGAAGTACGTGGTGTCGACCACGCTCGGCGAGGACGACCTGGTCTCCGACTGGGGGCCGACCACGCTGCTGCGCTCGGTGGACGAGGTGGCGGCGCTGAAGGAGACCGAGGGCGGGCCGATCATCGTGCACGGCAGCGCCCGGCTGAACCACGCGCTGTCGGACGCGGGGCTGATCGACCGCTACCACCTGCTGGTGTTCCCGCTGCTGCTGGGCGCGGGCCTGCGCCTGTTCAGCGACACCGACAAGGACACGCAGAAGCTGGAGCTGGTGGAGTTCGCGGCGTTCTCCAACGGCGTGCAGAAGAACGTCTTCGACGTGGTCCGCTGACCCGCGCGTCCGCGTCCGTACGGCCGGAGCCTCCCGCCCCCCAGCGGGAGGCTCCGGCGTTCTGGCGGATCGTCAGTTCGCTTTCGCCAGTTCGGACTTCGTCCGGGCCGGGGTGACGTTGACAAGGAGGCCCAGGCGGCGGTGGCGTTCGGCCCAGGCGGTGAGGGCCTGGCGGCAGGCGGCGTCGAGGTGGGTGAGGGCGGAGAGGTCGAGTTCGACCGGGCCGGTCGGGGTGACCTCCTCCAACCGGTCGACCAGGGTGGGGAGTTTGAGGAAGGTCGCGTTGCCGTGGACGCGCACCAGGGTCGCGGCGGGGGTCTGTTCGACGTGCAGCCGGATGTGGGTGACGTCCCAGGCGGTCTTGGCGAGCGCGGCGACCAGGCCGATGACGACGCCCTCCAGCAGGTTGGTGGTGAC is part of the Kitasatospora setae KM-6054 genome and harbors:
- a CDS encoding type 1 glutamine amidotransferase domain-containing protein, which encodes MTVAFLAAPEGTEQVELTSPWQTVLDHGGTPRLVSTEPGEIRAFHHLDRGDPFMVDALVAEVSAADFDALVLPGGVANPDFLRTDPKAVEFAAGFFPLGKPVAVICHGPWTLVEADVVRDRTLTSWPSLRTDLRNAGAHWVDREVVVCTNGPNTLVSSRRPDDLPAFDRALTTAFAA
- a CDS encoding DUF427 domain-containing protein, whose product is MVRAVWNGVVLAESADTVVVEGNHYFPPEALNREFFVPSGTTTVCSWKGTAHYWTVAVGDAENPDAAWYYPEPKPEAEHVRDRVAFWRGVDVVAGE
- a CDS encoding methyltransferase encodes the protein MLLLRPPGVYPAQGDTALLLDVLSREPLRPGARCLDIGTGCGALALAAARRGCRVTAVDLSRLSLATAWLNARLHRLPLRVRHADLLPARPRDGPGPGGGYDLVLSNPPYVPAPSPGPPPGAARAWDAGSDGRLLLDRLCRRVPPLLAPGGTLLLVQSSLAQPALTVGRLRAAGLRTTVAARRLQGFGPVMTARAPWFERTGLIEPGVRTEELVVIRGVRP
- a CDS encoding DUF6213 family protein; translated protein: MGRLSVPVICGLSGGLAIPALQVVELLRALPEEWQEWADCEGSGLDPATTGTLADLVRQLADRIDLACIEIASEEE
- a CDS encoding DUF6296 family protein; translated protein: MDGSHGYRIAVPGQPGAHAPQVMVVVYRSGETTPDGLTVYLGAGGLRVTVHGSVACFLEPYPPGLAHPYGYAYPLAEA
- a CDS encoding SpoIIE family protein phosphatase; translated protein: MDGERPALEATVDRLRTELEGLRTAMRTRAVIEQAKGVLVARLGCSPERAFDELVRRSQDENRKLVGLAADLVASSAPPPSARAAAGAGAGGSGAGGSGAGGTGAEDEAGPSTAAPTAATPTPVAAAATAPDGGPADEAALASRFHLAAAALATAAGPDEAAERLHRAALGPLGAQALVLAVREPDGALRLVGAHGVSARQLSQWQRIPPHTRVPLTEAARTGRPVWVVDRSEFAARYPDLTGDDLVPGTTVCALPLRAGGRLLGALKIGWADRYRPAPAVQAHLAALADLTADTLLRLPPGVPPPGAPETVPDPAGAPWFRAVLDGLLDPVLLLRAVRDDDGRVTDLRVEHANAPTLDLAGRAAADLRGRLLTELYPGMVASGTFDRLRTATADGTPYRGEAEQYVETVAGSARSSAMTVHAAPLQDGLLLTWRAHDEHDRRIAQLAQTARLARVGTWEWHPGERRITCSDGVPQLFGAGSGSGGGGGQAGPGTALDPLAVLAAIAPADRAAVRAAVEALRDGRTPATVDFAVRSADGYRSLRALGEAAVAADGRLLALSGVVQDVTPWRRAEQALSDTRDRLADQRRRTGDEQRAVRALQQALMRGPAGRPVPGLASAARYVPAERARKVGGDWYELLDLPDGTLLLAVGDVSGHGLPAATAMSQLRYALRGMAYDDTPPGQLLDRLDRMLCHQRADHIAAVTVARLDPRTGHLAWARAGQLPPVLLHDGTARTLDPPPGLVLGVTPRAHRPTAELRLAPDDTLLLYTDGLTERRGTDHGADDGTTRLLRACSDYRATPDPDALLDHLLRRLGAPNPFDDICVLAVRRTGIDTHAVDG
- a CDS encoding CDGSH iron-sulfur domain-containing protein, which encodes MSAPDPGPGADRSPGSASASGRMPRVRLTERGPLLVDGPVELLLPDGTVLRCDRPVVAVCTCRRSRRYPLCDTSHRARRRPPPDATSATGTAAPFPGGDPGQTRG
- a CDS encoding MerR family transcriptional regulator: MRIGQLSERTNTSRRLLRYYEEQQLIVATRAANGYREYDERLADRVLQIRGLLDAGLPTRIIKQILPCLDKPRTIHFADATPEMIATLTDERDRITERINCLVRNRDAMTEYLEVVSNTESRQAS